A genomic region of Runella rosea contains the following coding sequences:
- a CDS encoding C40 family peptidase: protein MMTSCAVFRTSEAPSRSTNTRPAAKAPASKRPLAVKPKGAYTNYVRDVVNTARTFTGTPYRSGGNDRRGIDCSGLVASVYTEVGLKVPRISWQQAEFGTEVEEVHDIKAGDWIFYVPDAGKAGYVSHVGIVTEVRGKNEILFIHASSSKGVREDNLYSKYFKNRFVKAIRPF, encoded by the coding sequence ATGATGACTTCATGTGCCGTTTTCAGAACGTCAGAAGCACCATCGAGGAGCACCAATACACGACCCGCAGCAAAAGCCCCCGCATCAAAACGTCCCTTGGCGGTTAAGCCCAAAGGCGCATATACAAACTACGTTCGCGACGTAGTAAATACGGCACGCACTTTCACTGGAACCCCCTACCGTAGCGGCGGCAACGACCGTCGCGGCATAGACTGCTCAGGGTTGGTTGCCAGTGTTTATACCGAAGTGGGACTTAAAGTTCCCCGTATCTCGTGGCAACAGGCCGAATTTGGCACCGAAGTCGAAGAAGTACACGACATCAAAGCGGGCGACTGGATTTTTTACGTCCCAGATGCGGGCAAAGCGGGCTACGTATCGCACGTGGGCATTGTGACGGAAGTAAGGGGCAAAAACGAAATTCTGTTCATCCACGCCTCGTCTTCCAAGGGTGTTCGGGAAGATAATCTCTATTCTAAATACTTCAAAAACCGCTTTGTGAAAGCAATTCGGCCTTTCTAA
- a CDS encoding queuosine precursor transporter → MPNSTPFEQKKQFLFLALCGLFLTNALIAEIIGVKIFSVESLLGTSPAQLPLFGTTLDFNMSAGVVNWPIVFITSDIINEYFGKKGVRRISYLTAIFIAYMYIVIYATTSLPPAQFWLEVNSKDSHGNAMNIDGAFNAIFRQGLGIMLGSIVAFLIGQVLDVTVFSWLRRRTGSKYIWLRATGSTLFSQLVDSFVVIFIAFYLFGNWSVTQILQVGSINYIYKGCIALLTTPVLYVAHYLIDQYLGKENARRLADEAAGMSFTAV, encoded by the coding sequence ATGCCCAACTCTACACCTTTTGAACAGAAAAAGCAGTTTCTGTTCCTCGCTTTGTGTGGTCTTTTTTTGACCAATGCGTTGATTGCGGAGATTATCGGCGTCAAAATATTCTCCGTTGAATCTTTACTGGGTACCTCACCCGCTCAGTTGCCGCTGTTTGGTACTACTTTGGATTTTAACATGTCGGCGGGGGTAGTCAACTGGCCGATTGTGTTTATTACTTCCGACATTATCAACGAGTATTTTGGAAAAAAAGGCGTTCGCCGTATTTCGTATCTGACGGCCATTTTTATTGCCTACATGTATATTGTCATTTATGCTACTACGTCATTGCCTCCCGCCCAGTTTTGGTTGGAGGTCAACAGCAAGGACAGCCACGGCAACGCCATGAACATCGACGGGGCCTTCAACGCGATTTTTCGGCAAGGTCTCGGCATTATGCTTGGCTCGATTGTCGCTTTTTTAATCGGACAAGTGTTGGATGTAACCGTTTTTTCGTGGTTGCGCCGGCGTACGGGCAGCAAATACATTTGGTTACGGGCTACGGGCTCAACGTTGTTTTCGCAATTGGTGGATAGCTTTGTCGTGATTTTTATTGCCTTTTACCTTTTCGGCAACTGGTCGGTAACGCAGATTTTACAGGTAGGAAGCATCAATTACATTTACAAAGGCTGTATTGCGTTGTTGACAACGCCAGTTTTGTACGTAGCACATTATTTAATTGACCAATATTTGGGTAAAGAAAATGCTCGTCGATTGGCTGATGAAGCAGCGGGTATGAGTTTTACGGCGGTGTAA
- a CDS encoding N-acetylmuramoyl-L-alanine amidase-like domain-containing protein, whose amino-acid sequence MTKTPAFIFLLIGLFVHSLYSQTEAVFVEKMRLPPKATHAETALHIAESFLGTPYVAHTLEKRPEALVCDLQTFDCYTFVESVLALTLTRKASGGYEEYQNFLQKLRYRNGKITGYGSRLHYFLEWKHQAVAKGWLVDVTESLGGLKIQPTIQFMTTHRGFYPALNEEKTVAEIQNAEKQLSQIPWFYIPKNKVAAIESKLRDGDIIGITSGIAGLDFNHEGFVVRKGARAYLLHASSDLKKVTLSAEPLADYLAKIKKHSGVVVLRINE is encoded by the coding sequence ATGACAAAGACCCCTGCATTTATTTTTTTACTTATTGGCCTTTTTGTACATTCTCTTTATTCCCAAACTGAAGCGGTGTTTGTCGAGAAAATGCGCTTGCCTCCCAAAGCGACCCATGCCGAAACCGCTTTGCACATTGCAGAAAGTTTTTTGGGGACACCTTACGTTGCGCATACCCTTGAAAAAAGGCCAGAAGCCCTCGTTTGTGATTTGCAAACCTTTGATTGCTACACTTTTGTGGAATCTGTGTTGGCCCTGACGCTGACTCGGAAAGCCTCTGGTGGGTATGAGGAATACCAAAATTTCCTCCAAAAATTGCGCTACCGAAACGGAAAAATTACGGGATATGGCTCTAGATTGCATTATTTTCTCGAATGGAAACATCAGGCGGTGGCCAAAGGATGGCTTGTGGACGTTACCGAGTCATTGGGCGGGCTGAAAATACAGCCCACAATTCAGTTTATGACCACTCACCGAGGGTTTTATCCAGCCTTGAACGAGGAAAAAACGGTGGCGGAAATTCAAAATGCCGAGAAGCAATTGTCCCAAATTCCGTGGTTTTATATTCCTAAAAATAAGGTTGCCGCGATAGAGTCAAAATTACGGGATGGGGATATTATTGGTATAACCTCTGGCATTGCTGGATTGGATTTTAACCATGAAGGTTTTGTTGTGAGAAAAGGAGCGCGGGCGTACCTGCTCCACGCCTCCTCTGACTTAAAAAAAGTAACACTGTCGGCGGAGCCATTAGCAGATTATCTCGCTAAAATCAAAAAACATAGCGGCGTGGTCGTGTTACGAATCAATGAGTAG
- a CDS encoding BaiN/RdsA family NAD(P)/FAD-dependent oxidoreductase, whose product MQQLQLIVIGGGAAGFMGAITAAETFKDANVILLEKNRTLLNKVRISGGGRCNVTNAVATLPELLKGYPRGAKFLRSLFETFNNQHTIKWFEGRGVPLKIEPDGRMFPATNTSDTIVDCLMKAAHHAGVKIRTGAGVTQLKPVLTGIEVVLQSGEILHADRVLVTSGGHPQLSGYDWLSELGVEIVTPVPSLFTFNIPVIPFKDLMGVSVSGVGVKLAGSKLAETGPLLFTHWGVSGPAVLKLSAWGARELSDKNYQFVSLVNFTNKKPNEILQQLTDFQRDSGWRAKFVPTQAPFGLPQRLWKQLVELANIPETMRWADLPAKNINRLVEHLTNFQLDVRGKTTFKEEFVTCGGVALSDVNPKTLESRKVRGLFFAGEILDIDGVTGGYNFQAAWTTGYIAGRQLGQLIE is encoded by the coding sequence GTGCAACAACTTCAACTCATTGTCATAGGCGGAGGAGCGGCGGGCTTTATGGGCGCCATTACGGCGGCAGAAACTTTCAAAGACGCCAACGTTATTCTTCTGGAAAAAAACAGAACCTTACTCAATAAGGTACGCATCTCTGGGGGCGGTCGCTGCAACGTGACCAACGCCGTAGCGACATTGCCCGAATTATTGAAAGGCTACCCGCGCGGGGCTAAATTTCTGCGTTCTTTGTTTGAAACCTTCAACAATCAACACACAATCAAGTGGTTTGAAGGGCGCGGCGTGCCGCTCAAAATAGAGCCAGACGGACGGATGTTTCCTGCCACCAACACCTCCGACACGATTGTAGACTGTTTGATGAAAGCGGCCCATCATGCGGGGGTAAAAATTCGAACGGGGGCGGGGGTGACTCAGTTGAAGCCTGTACTGACGGGCATTGAGGTGGTACTGCAATCGGGTGAAATACTCCACGCCGACCGCGTGCTGGTTACTTCGGGTGGGCATCCGCAGTTGAGCGGCTATGATTGGCTAAGCGAGTTAGGAGTTGAAATTGTGACTCCCGTACCTTCATTGTTTACGTTCAATATCCCCGTTATTCCTTTTAAAGACCTGATGGGTGTTTCGGTAAGTGGCGTGGGCGTGAAATTGGCGGGTAGCAAATTGGCAGAAACGGGGCCGTTGCTTTTTACACACTGGGGCGTGAGCGGCCCTGCCGTGCTGAAGCTGTCCGCGTGGGGGGCGCGTGAGTTGTCAGATAAAAACTACCAGTTTGTATCGTTGGTCAATTTTACCAATAAAAAGCCGAACGAAATTTTGCAGCAGCTCACCGATTTTCAGCGCGATTCGGGTTGGCGGGCTAAGTTTGTGCCAACACAAGCCCCTTTTGGATTGCCCCAACGGCTTTGGAAGCAATTGGTTGAACTGGCCAACATTCCCGAGACCATGCGTTGGGCGGATTTGCCCGCCAAGAATATAAACCGATTGGTGGAGCATTTAACCAATTTTCAACTGGATGTACGTGGTAAAACTACGTTCAAAGAAGAATTTGTCACCTGTGGTGGAGTGGCGTTGTCGGACGTAAACCCCAAAACGCTCGAAAGTCGCAAAGTGCGGGGGCTGTTTTTTGCGGGAGAAATATTGGACATTGACGGTGTTACGGGTGGGTATAATTTTCAGGCGGCTTGGACCACAGGGTATATCGCAGGTAGGCAATTGGGGCAGTTGATAGAATAG
- a CDS encoding thioredoxin domain-containing protein, with product MLYDNGQLVSIFSEAYTLTKSDLYKSRVYETIDWLAREMTSAEGGFYSALDADSEGIEGKFYIWTQAELKEILGEDFGWFSKLYNIRAAGNWEHGYNHLHLTTVNIAPGKGLPYLATETEEKSGWWVGPPLNSLMNGMFEKDSTYQNALQKLFVARESRVRPGLDDKILSSWNGLMLKGLTDAYRAFGEEKFKELALKNAHFLKEKMTAPNHQLWHSYKNGKASIVGFLEDYAAVIDGYLGLYQATFEEEWLDEALHLMAYAVENLYDSEDELFYFTDTNAEELIARKKEVFDNVMPASNSLMAHNLFALGTLFDYADYVKLADWMLAKMRNALLTDVQWGTNWAALYALRAQPTAEIAIVGEEVEHFRKQLEERFVPNKILVGTKTASDLPLLQERIAKQQQTTVYVCFNKTCQLPVNTMEEVWKQLNYINE from the coding sequence ATGCTTTACGATAATGGCCAGTTGGTGAGCATTTTTTCGGAAGCATATACCCTGACCAAGAGTGATTTGTACAAAAGCCGCGTGTACGAAACCATTGACTGGCTGGCTCGCGAAATGACGAGTGCCGAAGGTGGGTTTTATTCGGCACTTGATGCTGATAGTGAAGGAATTGAGGGGAAATTTTACATCTGGACGCAGGCCGAATTGAAAGAAATCTTAGGAGAAGATTTTGGGTGGTTTTCTAAATTGTATAACATCAGAGCCGCGGGCAACTGGGAGCATGGCTACAATCATTTGCATTTAACAACGGTGAATATCGCTCCAGGAAAGGGATTGCCTTATTTAGCCACGGAAACCGAAGAAAAATCGGGATGGTGGGTAGGGCCGCCTTTAAATAGTTTGATGAATGGCATGTTTGAAAAAGATTCCACTTATCAAAATGCGCTTCAAAAACTCTTTGTTGCTCGCGAAAGCCGCGTGCGCCCGGGGCTAGATGATAAGATTCTTTCTTCGTGGAATGGCTTGATGCTCAAAGGGCTGACCGATGCTTATCGGGCGTTTGGCGAAGAAAAATTTAAAGAATTAGCCTTAAAAAATGCACACTTTTTGAAAGAAAAAATGACCGCGCCAAACCACCAACTGTGGCATAGTTATAAAAACGGCAAAGCCAGTATTGTCGGTTTTTTGGAAGATTATGCGGCGGTCATTGACGGCTATTTGGGCCTGTATCAAGCCACTTTTGAAGAAGAATGGCTCGATGAAGCGTTGCATTTAATGGCCTACGCCGTCGAGAATCTGTACGATTCTGAAGATGAACTCTTTTATTTTACGGATACCAACGCCGAAGAATTGATTGCGCGGAAAAAAGAGGTTTTTGACAACGTGATGCCCGCCTCCAATTCGCTCATGGCCCATAATCTGTTTGCCCTAGGAACCTTGTTTGACTATGCCGACTACGTAAAATTAGCGGATTGGATGTTGGCAAAAATGCGAAATGCACTCCTGACCGACGTGCAATGGGGTACAAATTGGGCGGCATTGTACGCCTTGAGAGCACAACCCACGGCTGAAATTGCCATCGTGGGAGAAGAAGTGGAGCATTTCCGTAAACAATTGGAAGAGCGTTTTGTGCCAAACAAAATACTGGTCGGTACCAAAACAGCTTCTGATTTGCCTCTTTTGCAGGAACGTATTGCCAAACAACAGCAGACAACGGTGTACGTTTGCTTTAACAAAACCTGTCAGTTGCCGGTTAATACGATGGAAGAAGTTTGGAAACAACTGAATTATATTAACGAATAA
- a CDS encoding formylglycine-generating enzyme family protein, with the protein MKKIILCFSFLFWMGCKWEEPSLDPLMVLVEGGSFTMGRISTDREIETYKQSMLKMDDELPIHTVTLNSFYICKYEVTVKQYRDFCEDTGHAKPVGIEADPEDNPVRNVTWRDAVDYCEWLSDKTGKPYRLPTEAEWEYAARGGKSLRTTSYAGSSILTSVGWYDGNSRSGPQNVGKLSRNSLGLYDMSGNVWEWCRDWYAPYTNTAQTNPSGPEKQTPGTVRSHRGGSFMYGSIFCRVTYRGGPIFGDDLKTLNPDTFTNNTIGFRLVADVE; encoded by the coding sequence ATGAAAAAAATTATTTTGTGCTTTTCATTCCTGTTTTGGATGGGATGTAAGTGGGAAGAACCCTCTCTTGACCCTCTGATGGTGCTTGTAGAAGGGGGAAGTTTTACGATGGGCAGAATCTCTACTGACCGTGAAATAGAGACGTATAAACAGAGTATGCTGAAGATGGATGATGAACTGCCAATACATACAGTAACATTAAATAGCTTCTATATATGTAAGTACGAAGTCACTGTTAAGCAATACCGTGATTTTTGCGAAGATACAGGTCATGCCAAACCAGTCGGTATTGAGGCAGATCCAGAGGACAATCCTGTCAGGAATGTGACATGGAGAGATGCGGTTGATTATTGTGAATGGCTGAGCGATAAAACTGGCAAGCCTTATCGACTGCCAACCGAGGCCGAATGGGAATATGCCGCCCGAGGTGGAAAGTCGCTAAGAACGACGAGTTACGCTGGGAGCAGTATACTTACAAGTGTAGGGTGGTACGATGGCAATTCCAGAAGCGGCCCGCAGAATGTTGGGAAACTCAGCCGTAATAGTCTGGGATTGTATGATATGAGTGGAAATGTGTGGGAATGGTGCAGAGATTGGTATGCTCCTTACACAAATACCGCACAGACTAATCCAAGCGGGCCTGAAAAACAAACCCCTGGTACCGTTCGGTCGCACCGTGGCGGGTCATTTATGTACGGCAGTATTTTCTGTCGCGTTACCTATAGGGGTGGACCTATTTTCGGAGATGACTTAAAAACATTAAATCCAGATACATTTACCAACAATACCATTGGTTTTCGACTAGTGGCAGACGTAGAATAA
- a CDS encoding helix-turn-helix domain-containing protein: MVSIDFQQGGLAKFLKMPLSEAFLDERIDAETLLNPNISQVYEQMVNAATYSQIIEIVEDYLWQKIKYQTVDIHPFDKVNLLILNQPATYSIEYLANQACLSLSQFERRFKQQIGVSPKFFLRINRFHQAFMLKDQNPTLDWLSIALQTGYNDYQHLVKDFKQFSGTTPNSLLKAQAAAPERILRLG; encoded by the coding sequence ATGGTTTCGATTGATTTTCAGCAGGGAGGGTTGGCAAAGTTTCTAAAAATGCCACTCAGCGAAGCTTTTTTGGACGAACGTATTGATGCCGAAACCTTACTCAATCCTAATATTAGTCAAGTATATGAGCAAATGGTCAATGCCGCTACTTATTCACAAATCATCGAAATCGTTGAGGATTATTTATGGCAAAAAATAAAGTACCAAACCGTTGATATACACCCATTTGATAAAGTGAATTTGTTAATTTTAAACCAGCCTGCGACTTATTCGATTGAATATCTTGCCAACCAAGCCTGTTTATCACTGAGTCAATTTGAACGACGATTTAAGCAGCAAATAGGCGTTTCTCCAAAATTCTTTTTACGGATCAACCGCTTTCATCAGGCATTCATGCTTAAAGACCAAAATCCGACGCTTGATTGGTTGAGTATTGCGCTTCAAACAGGCTACAATGATTACCAACATTTGGTAAAAGACTTCAAGCAGTTTTCCGGAACGACGCCTAATTCATTACTCAAAGCCCAAGCCGCTGCTCCGGAGCGAATCTTACGGTTAGGCTAA
- a CDS encoding DNA/RNA non-specific endonuclease — MHRKGLRLGNTLFLLFFFIVIGLVLHYRGRTKPLVAFWNDVKSVFVYDKNPPERGKNPYKVPESSDVAVDDRTADDVASDDRTLLEKEGIDKSSNAANEEEPEEGSTSSNITADYAKIKDFNLPAIGSNDQIIRHHKITLRYREQYEQADWVAYKLTGDEASAYLSRDGNKFVPDPLVSTGSAITSDYTRTGYDRGHLAPAGDFNINPSDKQETFYMSNISPQIPDFNRGIWNDLEQKFRQWAQRDGELYIVTGPILKPGLPTIGNRNEIAVPEMYYKIALCLTDDQPRMIGFLLKNEFSSENLKTFVVSVDEIERMTGIDFFPRLPDTLEKKLESANTTKGWFSARN, encoded by the coding sequence ATGCACCGCAAAGGATTACGCTTGGGGAATACCCTTTTTTTACTATTCTTTTTTATTGTTATCGGTCTTGTGCTGCACTATCGCGGTCGGACCAAACCGCTCGTGGCCTTTTGGAATGATGTAAAAAGCGTATTTGTTTACGACAAAAATCCCCCTGAACGCGGCAAGAACCCCTATAAAGTCCCCGAATCAAGCGATGTGGCCGTCGATGACCGCACCGCCGATGATGTAGCTTCCGACGACCGTACGTTGTTGGAAAAAGAAGGTATTGACAAATCTTCAAACGCCGCAAACGAGGAAGAACCCGAAGAGGGAAGTACATCTTCAAACATCACGGCTGACTATGCGAAGATAAAGGATTTTAACTTGCCTGCCATCGGCTCCAATGACCAAATCATTCGCCATCATAAGATTACGCTGCGTTATCGGGAGCAATACGAACAGGCCGATTGGGTCGCTTATAAATTGACAGGCGACGAAGCAAGTGCCTACCTCTCTCGCGACGGCAACAAGTTCGTTCCTGACCCGCTTGTTTCTACTGGTTCGGCCATCACGTCCGATTATACTCGTACAGGTTATGATCGCGGCCACTTGGCCCCTGCTGGTGATTTTAACATCAACCCTTCTGACAAGCAGGAAACGTTTTACATGAGCAATATCAGTCCACAAATACCTGATTTTAACCGTGGTATCTGGAACGATTTAGAACAAAAATTTCGTCAATGGGCCCAACGCGACGGCGAATTGTACATCGTTACGGGTCCGATTCTTAAACCAGGACTACCCACCATTGGAAATAGAAATGAGATTGCCGTGCCTGAAATGTACTATAAAATTGCATTGTGCCTCACCGACGACCAACCTCGAATGATTGGTTTTTTACTCAAAAATGAGTTTTCGAGCGAAAACCTCAAAACGTTTGTGGTCAGTGTAGATGAAATTGAACGCATGACGGGTATTGACTTTTTTCCGCGTTTGCCCGACACACTAGAGAAGAAACTGGAAAGTGCCAATACCACCAAAGGATGGTTCTCGGCCCGCAACTAA
- a CDS encoding thioredoxin domain-containing protein codes for MSNRLINETSPYLLQHAHNPVDWYPWGEEALTKARTEHKPIIVSIGYSACHWCHVMERESFEKEQVAGVMNADFVCIKVDREERPDVDAIYMDAIHAMGARGGWPLNVFLLPDAKPFYGVTYLPAQNWVQLLGSVKNAFVNHHEDLVKSAAGFTDNMLVKESDKYNLHVGAGFTSAQTVGGMGASPAPTVDDLDEMFEKIKGHFDTEKGGMDRAPKFPMPSIYKFLLRYYAVSHNPEALRHIELSLNRIALGGFMTT; via the coding sequence ATGTCAAATCGCCTCATAAATGAAACCTCACCGTATTTGCTTCAACACGCCCACAATCCTGTAGACTGGTATCCATGGGGAGAAGAAGCACTGACCAAGGCCCGTACCGAACATAAGCCCATCATTGTAAGCATTGGCTATTCGGCCTGCCATTGGTGCCACGTGATGGAGCGAGAAAGTTTTGAAAAAGAGCAGGTTGCGGGTGTGATGAACGCCGATTTTGTTTGTATTAAAGTAGACCGCGAAGAGCGCCCCGACGTTGATGCCATTTACATGGATGCCATTCATGCCATGGGCGCGAGGGGCGGTTGGCCGCTTAACGTTTTTTTGTTGCCCGACGCCAAGCCGTTTTACGGGGTTACGTATTTGCCCGCCCAAAATTGGGTGCAATTGCTAGGCAGTGTAAAAAATGCGTTTGTAAATCATCACGAAGATTTGGTAAAATCGGCTGCTGGTTTTACGGACAATATGCTGGTCAAAGAATCTGACAAATATAACCTGCACGTAGGGGCAGGCTTTACGTCTGCCCAAACAGTCGGCGGAATGGGGGCAAGCCCTGCCCCTACGGTAGACGACTTGGACGAGATGTTTGAGAAAATAAAGGGCCATTTTGATACCGAAAAAGGAGGCATGGACCGGGCTCCCAAATTCCCCATGCCTTCCATTTATAAATTTTTATTGCGATACTATGCCGTTTCCCACAATCCAGAGGCATTGCGGCATATTGAATTATCGCTCAACCGAATTGCATTGGGGGGATTTATGACCACGTAG
- a CDS encoding helix-turn-helix domain-containing protein — translation MLQVLPPHPALRPFVKAYWYLHIQHNMPLVSLPIAPVPETGLYFYPKGKLCVNYLDNSTIKMPDNLIAGQITLRHNLLIPNNYLMFKVLLQPMGFFRLFGIPMSLFAGSYGEMSAVIGKDVNEVRERIENADTFYEMVAIIEEFLLNKIRNYKVDTHPIDAVIPLMHQTGGVFTLDKLANDACLSNRQFERKFVERTGVSPKFYGRVIRFNQAMKLKQKFPQLSWMNVAHDCGYFDHNHLLRDFKQFTGAVPSGFDFDKAVIY, via the coding sequence ATGCTCCAAGTTTTACCGCCGCATCCGGCCCTTCGGCCTTTTGTAAAAGCGTATTGGTATTTGCACATTCAGCACAATATGCCTTTGGTGAGTTTGCCGATTGCTCCCGTTCCTGAAACGGGGCTTTATTTTTATCCCAAAGGCAAATTATGCGTAAATTATTTGGACAATTCTACAATTAAAATGCCTGATAATCTCATTGCAGGGCAAATCACGCTCCGACATAATCTGCTGATTCCGAATAATTATTTGATGTTTAAAGTTTTGCTTCAACCAATGGGCTTCTTTCGGCTGTTTGGCATTCCAATGAGTCTATTTGCGGGTAGTTATGGGGAAATGAGTGCCGTTATAGGTAAGGATGTCAATGAAGTGCGCGAGCGCATTGAAAATGCGGATACGTTTTATGAAATGGTAGCCATTATTGAAGAATTTTTGTTGAATAAAATTCGGAATTACAAAGTAGATACACATCCAATTGACGCCGTGATTCCATTAATGCACCAGACCGGCGGTGTTTTCACATTGGACAAATTGGCAAATGATGCGTGCCTGAGTAATCGTCAGTTTGAACGCAAATTTGTGGAAAGAACAGGCGTATCCCCCAAATTTTATGGACGGGTTATTCGCTTCAATCAGGCAATGAAACTCAAGCAAAAATTCCCTCAGTTGAGTTGGATGAACGTTGCCCATGACTGCGGTTATTTTGACCACAATCATTTACTGCGTGATTTTAAGCAATTTACGGGTGCAGTCCCGAGCGGTTTTGATTTTGATAAAGCCGTGATTTATTAA
- the lipA gene encoding lipoyl synthase, with amino-acid sequence MIELPVITSERKKRPDWLRVKLPVGPEYKKVRTIVDTNKLHTICESGNCPNMGECWGEGTATFMILGNVCTRSCSFCAVATGRPNEYDVDEPRRVAEAIKTMGVKHAVITSVNRDELKDRGAEIWYQTVVLTKELSPSTTIETLIPDTKSNWAALERMISAGQEVVSHNVETVARLYRAVRPQAKYERSLEQIRRTKDFGKRTKSGIMLGLGETQDEMFQAMDDLVAHGLDILTLGQYLQPTKMHHEVIEWIHPETFAMYREEGLKRGLKYVESGPLVRSSYHSERHVNVPI; translated from the coding sequence ATGATAGAACTTCCCGTTATAACTTCAGAGCGCAAAAAACGCCCAGATTGGTTAAGAGTAAAATTGCCCGTTGGGCCTGAATACAAAAAAGTTCGGACCATTGTAGATACCAACAAACTCCACACGATTTGTGAAAGCGGCAATTGCCCAAACATGGGCGAATGTTGGGGAGAAGGAACTGCAACTTTTATGATATTGGGCAATGTATGCACCCGCAGTTGCAGTTTCTGCGCCGTAGCCACTGGTCGCCCCAACGAATACGACGTAGACGAGCCACGACGCGTGGCCGAAGCCATCAAAACCATGGGAGTCAAACACGCCGTCATTACATCGGTAAACCGTGACGAACTCAAAGACCGTGGGGCCGAAATCTGGTACCAAACGGTGGTTTTGACCAAAGAATTGAGCCCTTCCACCACGATTGAAACCTTGATTCCTGATACAAAAAGCAACTGGGCAGCCCTCGAACGGATGATTTCTGCGGGTCAGGAAGTGGTTTCTCACAACGTAGAAACCGTGGCCAGACTTTACCGCGCCGTACGGCCGCAAGCTAAATACGAACGCAGTTTGGAGCAAATCCGTCGGACCAAAGACTTTGGCAAACGTACTAAATCGGGCATTATGCTCGGCTTGGGCGAAACGCAAGACGAAATGTTTCAGGCCATGGACGATTTGGTGGCGCACGGACTTGATATTTTGACCTTGGGTCAGTATCTGCAACCCACCAAAATGCACCACGAAGTGATTGAGTGGATTCACCCCGAAACCTTTGCCATGTACCGCGAAGAAGGACTCAAACGCGGCCTCAAGTACGTCGAATCAGGCCCGTTGGTCCGGTCAAGCTATCACTCAGAGCGCCACGTAAATGTGCCAATTTAA
- a CDS encoding GNAT family N-acetyltransferase, which translates to MIKLITATQAHLPEIKHIAYETWPATFGAILSEKQIAYMLDWMYSIPSLTSQIEERGHVFILAQEGDEYLGYVSYELNCNGLPKTKIHKIYLLPASQGKGVGAMLINHVGEIATENENKALLLNVNRYNKAVGFYEKMGFNIVGNENIDIGDGFLMEDYIMEKPL; encoded by the coding sequence ATGATTAAACTGATTACCGCTACGCAAGCGCATTTGCCCGAAATCAAACACATCGCCTATGAGACTTGGCCTGCTACTTTTGGGGCCATTCTTTCCGAAAAACAAATCGCTTATATGCTCGACTGGATGTACAGCATTCCGTCGCTGACGAGCCAGATTGAGGAGAGAGGGCACGTATTTATTTTGGCCCAAGAAGGCGACGAATATCTCGGTTATGTATCTTACGAACTGAATTGTAATGGGTTACCTAAAACAAAAATTCATAAGATTTACTTATTGCCCGCCAGTCAGGGAAAAGGCGTAGGGGCGATGCTCATTAACCACGTCGGAGAAATTGCTACCGAAAACGAGAATAAAGCCCTGTTGCTCAACGTAAATCGTTACAACAAAGCCGTTGGGTTTTACGAAAAAATGGGTTTTAACATCGTGGGAAATGAAAACATTGACATCGGCGATGGCTTTCTCATGGAAGATTATATCATGGAAAAACCGTTGTGA
- a CDS encoding nuclear transport factor 2 family protein: MKKLSISLFIFLLSRITICAQTDPREAELRRMENIEREATMRGDSAVLFGKIWSNEMVVNTPANRVGTVEGTKMQLRTGNLAYASFVRNIEKITFNDNIALVMGEEITKPQQHQQHTGKTVTRRFTNIWKYANNQWFMIGRQATIVKVE, from the coding sequence ATGAAAAAACTAAGCATTTCTCTCTTCATTTTTCTTTTATCAAGGATTACTATATGCGCTCAAACCGACCCTCGTGAAGCAGAACTTCGCCGCATGGAAAATATTGAGCGAGAAGCTACTATGCGAGGCGATTCGGCTGTTTTGTTTGGGAAAATCTGGTCGAATGAGATGGTCGTAAACACCCCTGCCAACCGTGTAGGTACTGTGGAAGGTACAAAAATGCAGCTACGTACTGGCAATTTAGCCTATGCTTCGTTTGTGCGAAATATTGAAAAAATAACCTTCAACGATAACATAGCCTTGGTGATGGGCGAAGAAATCACAAAACCGCAACAACATCAACAACATACAGGCAAGACCGTTACTCGCCGATTTACCAATATTTGGAAATACGCAAACAACCAATGGTTTATGATAGGGCGGCAGGCTACCATCGTAAAGGTAGAGTAA